Within the Pseudomonas oryzae genome, the region CCCGCTGGGCGCCTGGATGCCGCGCCTGCAGCACATGATCGACCTGCGCAACACCCTCGGCCTGCGCTCGCCGATCCACTCGCTGGCCCGCGTGCTCAACCCGCTGGGCGCGCGCTGCGTGCTGCAGAGCATCTTCCACCCCGGCTACCAGGCGATCCACCGCGACGCCAGCGTGCTGCTCGGTGACCATGCCATCGTCATCAAGGGCGATGGCGGCGAGATCGAGGTCAATCCCGACGTCGACACCCACCTGTTCGGCGCCACCGCCGGCCAGCCGTGGGACGAGGAGTGGCCGGCGCTGTCGGCCCAGCGCCACGTCAAGCCGGCCGAACTCGACCCGGCGCAGCTGCTCGCCTTCTGGCGCGGCGAGCGCGAGGACGCCTACGGTCGCCTCGCCGTGCTCGCCACCATGGCCCTGGCCCTGCGTGGCCTGGGGCTCGACCGCGAAGCGGCCTTCGCCCGCGCTGCCCAACTCTGGGAGCGCCGACTGGGATGAACGGGCCGGCGGGCCAGCAATGCGCCGCGCCCGCCCCGTCTCCTGCGTGATCGACCTGCATGACCCTGTCCATCAATTCGCTACACCTGCGCGACTGGCGCCAAGCGTTCGACTCCGGCGACTTCCGGCGCGGCGCCGTCTACACGGAAGAAGGCCGCTCCCGTATCGAGCGCATCGACGACCGTCTGCTGCTCGCCGAGTGTCTGGGCAGCAGCGCGAAGCGCTACCGCCAGCGCATCCAGCTGATCGACCGCGGCGACCACTGGGACGTCGACGGCCGCTGCAGCTGTCCGGTCGGCTACAACTGCAAGCACGTGGTCGCCGCCCTGCTGACCCTTGAACAGCTGCAGCAGCAGGGCCAGCCGGTGCCCGGCAGCAGCCCGCTGCCGCCACCCGAGATCATCGACCTGCCCGCCCAGCCGCCGCAGCCGCGTCTGCTGCTGGGCAGCCACATGCGCGTGCACTACGACGCGCGCAAGGGGCGGATGATCGAGCAGACCCAGCACCGCGCGGCGTTGTCGTTCGACTATCACGGCCACGTCACCTTCGGCCGCGTCCCGCCCCGCGAGTGGCTGGTCCGGCTCGA harbors:
- a CDS encoding glycosyl transferase family protein: MTTPTLVTPAEHPFAQFVRILGKGKRGARSLTREEAREAMGMLLDGKVEEVQLGAFLMLLRHKEESAEEIAGFTEAVRERLNVPPTVVDLDWPSYAGKKRHLPWYLLAAKALAAGGVRIVMHGGGAHTAGRLYSEQLLDLLEIPCCASWNDVVHALDDRHLAFIPLGAWMPRLQHMIDLRNTLGLRSPIHSLARVLNPLGARCVLQSIFHPGYQAIHRDASVLLGDHAIVIKGDGGEIEVNPDVDTHLFGATAGQPWDEEWPALSAQRHVKPAELDPAQLLAFWRGEREDAYGRLAVLATMALALRGLGLDREAAFARAAQLWERRLG